Within Candidatus Schekmanbacteria bacterium, the genomic segment AAAGGAGCAAAGAATTAAAGCTGAAGAAGTCAGTAGAGAGCTTGCAGAATCCTATGATAAACTCCACATTCAAGCGCAGGAAATTTTCGAGAAAGAGCAGCAGCTTTTAAGGGCTGACCGCTTCTCTACAATGGGGGAATTGGCGGCAAGTTTAGCACATGAGATTAGGAATCCTCTTGGTTCGATACTTGGAAGCGTTGAAATTCTCAGCGAAGATATTCATCAAGAGGACAAAAAATATGAATTTTTCCAAATTATAGTAACTGAAGCTAACAGACTAAACCGAGTAATCAATGATTTTCTTTCCTTTGCAAAGACTACAAAACCTGTTATTGGAAAGTTTAACATCAATGAGGCAGTAGAAGACATAAAATCTCTTGTAGAACTTGGAAGTGTAAAAAAGAATATCACATTTGATCTTTCATTGGATGATACTATAAACCCCATTGATGGTGATGCAGAGCAGATAAAACAGGCATTCTTGAATATTCTATTAAATTCAGTTCAAGCAATGAAGGAAGGGGGAATTCTTACAATCCATACATTGAAGGGGAGGAGGCACTTTGCTGATGATGAATTTGATATTAAATATTCTATAGGCAAAGATATGGAAGGTGAATTTATTTCAGTGATTTTTGGAGATACTGGAGAAGGAATTTCAGAAGAAGACATTGATAAAATATTTAACCCTTTTTTTACAAAAAAGGAAAACGGTACTGGCTTGGGTCTTGCAATAACAAAAAGAATTATAATCAGCCATAATGGAGCAATTGAAGTTTTTTCTAAAAAGGGGAAAGGAACTTATTTTGTTGTAATGATTCCACAATAAAAGATATGGATAAGGGATGGCTAAGAGAAATAAAATTTTGTTAATCGATGATGATAATAACTTGAGGAAAGTAATTGCCCATAACTTGAAGAATGAAGGGTTTGAAGTTGTGGCAAAATCTGATGGAGTTTCAGGCGTATCTGCTTTTGACTCCAATAAAATAGATGTTGTTGTAACTGACTTGAGGCTTCCGGATATTGATGGGATGGAAGTATTAAGAAGAATAAAAAAGATTGATAATAGCATTCCAATAATAATGATTACTGCTTTTGGTACAATTGAGCAAGCGGTAAGTGCTTTAAAAGAAGGAGCATTTGATTATATTACCAAACCATTTAATCGTGACGAGTTAGCTATTGTTGTTAAAAGGGCTTTCGAGTTTAAAGAGCTTAAGGGAGAAAATCTTCGTCTCAAAAAGGAGCTCTATGAAAAATTCAGTTTTGATTTAATTGTTCATAAAAGCGAAATAATGAAAAAAATAATCGAACTTTTGAAACGTATTGCACAAACCGAATCGACAGTATTGATAGAAGGAGAGAGCGGGACAGGTAAAGAACTTTTTGCCAAAGCTATACATTATAACAGCGCCAGAAAAAATGCGCCCTTTGTAACTGTCAATTGTGCAGCGATTCCGGATGAGCTTATGGAAAGTGAACTTTTTGGTCATTCCAAGGGCGCTTTTACAGGAGCAATGCACGATAGAAAGGGGA encodes:
- a CDS encoding sensor histidine kinase encodes the protein NCILITATLLHYFTPIVLERYHEIFRRLYYIPIILGSFWFGFRGGVIVSFLSALLYAPHVFFQWGATGLVRLDQYLEIIMYIVIGIVTGVMADKEKEQRIKAEEVSRELAESYDKLHIQAQEIFEKEQQLLRADRFSTMGELAASLAHEIRNPLGSILGSVEILSEDIHQEDKKYEFFQIIVTEANRLNRVINDFLSFAKTTKPVIGKFNINEAVEDIKSLVELGSVKKNITFDLSLDDTINPIDGDAEQIKQAFLNILLNSVQAMKEGGILTIHTLKGRRHFADDEFDIKYSIGKDMEGEFISVIFGDTGEGISEEDIDKIFNPFFTKKENGTGLGLAITKRIIISHNGAIEVFSKKGKGTYFVVMIPQ
- a CDS encoding sigma-54-dependent Fis family transcriptional regulator codes for the protein MAKRNKILLIDDDNNLRKVIAHNLKNEGFEVVAKSDGVSGVSAFDSNKIDVVVTDLRLPDIDGMEVLRRIKKIDNSIPIIMITAFGTIEQAVSALKEGAFDYITKPFNRDELAIVVKRAFEFKELKGENLRLKKELYEKFSFDLIVHKSEIMKKIIELLKRIAQTESTVLIEGESGTGKELFAKAIHYNSARKNAPFVTVNCAAIPDELMESELFGHSKGAFTGAMHDRKGKFESADGGTIFLDEVGDLKPNLQAKILRVLQEKCIDKIGSDNEIEVDVRVVAATNRNLKEMVEKNEFREDLYYRLCVVPVKVPPLRERREDIPLLIEHFKKIKENARRLNFSDEAMQILINYDWKGNVRELENLIERMAIVKTDNLVTPEDLPYEIRKFNMNQRQFKIDFPESGISLDEVEKEIIIQALEKNNWNQAATARFLKISRPTLMYRMEKYSITKSQ